The Vicia villosa cultivar HV-30 ecotype Madison, WI linkage group LG1, Vvil1.0, whole genome shotgun sequence genome includes a region encoding these proteins:
- the LOC131649975 gene encoding uncharacterized protein LOC131649975, which translates to MIAQIYVDDIVFGGMLDGMVKHFVSQMQTEFEMSMVGELTYFLRLQIKQMEDSIFLSQRKYVKNIVKKFGMDNASHERTLAPTHLNLSKDEGGTSVDQSLYRSMIGSLLYLTASRPDIAFAVGVCARYQAEPKLADIFTKALDATQFENLRSKSSSICGWCMQAVGSSSACLWGNTPEEVVKKTLKVVEDFWDNLNKREVFLRLKSRQLWLAEGDENTRFFHNSLRDRRRRNSLCSIGTRTGRVEETKEVKDFIFKHFEDFFKEDVHNRPEPRGIKLNSLSIEESLELEVPFFEEEIKNAIWSCDGRKSPGPDDFSLDFFKRFWFLIKEDLMKLCNDFYSKVTLVKAITSSFLTLIPKNKNPQDLFEYRPICLVGSIYKILEKILAERNERCFGHVGRMGFGKKWLKWMDSCIFTSHMSVLVNGLTALTRKSVEVGDFKPFKYGVEDHVDILQFADDTVIIGEPTCDNLWNKKVLLQGFELVSAPSKIIKEIRGLLSNFLWSGNVNQRCIHWVKWMNVCKPKEKGGLGIRDVGEMNKSLLLKWKWRILKEDKAIWSNFLLLRYQNPKIKVLASCKEVLNREDSSWWRDIILNDFKEENSVEGFSDWVVCDFKKGNSILFWHSSWLGDQTLCASFPYLFDLATNKLCAISDVLSWNNGVHFWNFEVLFRSDLAIHGRGSVFKFHMRRLKATLSDIVPNTSASDNYH; encoded by the exons ATGATTGCTcagatatatgtggatgacatagtgTTTGGTGGAATGTTAGATGGAATGGTAAAACACTTTGTCAGTCAAATGCagactgagtttgaaatgagtatggttgGAGAATTGACATATTTCCTtagactacaaattaagcaaatggAAGACTCCATCTTTTTGTCTCAAAGAAAATATGTCAAGAACatagtcaaaaagtttggaatggataatGCTAGTCACGAAAGAACTCTTGCTCCAACACACCTAAATTTATCTAAAGATGAAGGGGGCACAAGTGTTGACCAGAGTTTGTACAGGAGCATGATTGGAAGTTTGTTATATCTAACAGCCAGCAGACCAGATattgcatttgcagttggagtatgtgctagatatcaagcagaacccaag CTagctgacattttcacaaaagctcttgatgcAACACAGTTTGAAAACTTGCGAAGCAA AAGTAGCAGTATCTGTGGTTGGTGTATGCAGGCTGTTGGTAGTAGTAGTGCATGTTTGTGGG gtaacACACCGGAAGAGGTGGTTAAGAAAACACTAAAAGTGGTGGAGGATTTTTGGGATAATCTTAACAAAAGAGAAGTGTTTCTTAGACTTAAGTCTAGGCAACTTTGGCTAGCCGAAGGGGACGAAAACACTCGATTCTTTCACAATTCCTTAAGAGATAGAAGAAGAAGGAACTCTTTATGCTCCATTGGCACTAGGACGGGAAGAGTGGAAGAGACTAAAGAAGTTAAAGATTTTATCTTTAAGCACTTTGAAGATTTCTTTAAAGAAGATGTTCATAATAGACCGGAACCTCGTGGAATTAAGTTGAACTCATTATCGATTGAAGAATCTTTGGAGCTTGAAGTTCCTTTCTTTGAAGAGGAAATCAAGAATGctatttggtcgtgtgatggGAGAAAAAGCCCGGGGCCGGATGATTTCTCCTTAGATTTCTTCAAAAGGTTTTGGTTCCTTATTAAAGAAGACTTGATGAAGTTATGCAACGATTTCTACTCCAAAGTTACGCTCGTTAAAGCCATTACTTCTTCTTTCCTTACGCTTATTCCTAAAAACAAGAATCCGCAAGACTTGTTTGAGTATCggcctatttgtttggtgggaaGCATATATAAGATTTTAGAGAAGATCTTAGCCGAGAGAAATGAGAGGTGTTTTGGACATGTTG GGAGAATGGGGTTTGGGAAGAAATGGTTGAAATGGATGGACTCTTGCATTTTCACTAGCCATATGTCCGTTTTAGTAAACG GTCTAACAGCTCTCACTAGAAAATCGGTGGAGGTGGGTGATTTTAAGCCGTTCAAATATGGTGTAGAAGATCAtgtggatattctccaatttgcggatgacaccgtTATTATTGGAGAACCCACTTGTGATAATCTTTGGAACAAGAAAGTGTTGTTGCAAGGCTTTGAGCTTGTATCCG CTCCGAGCAAAATCATCAAAGAGATTAGAGGCCTTCTTAGTAATTTTTTGTGGAGTGGAAATGTTAACCAAAGATGcattcattgggtgaagtggatGAATGTTTGCAAGCCTAAAGAGAAAGGTGGGTTAGGCATAAGAGATGTAGGAGAAATGAATAAATCTCTTCTTctaaaatggaagtggaggatctTGAAGGAGGATAAAGCAATTTGGAGTAATTTTTTACTTTTGAGATATCAAAACCCAAAAATTAAGGTGCTTGCCTCTTGTAAAGAAGTTTTAAATCGGGAGGATTCTAGTTGGTGGAGGGACATTATTCTTAACGATTTTAAAGAGGAAAATTCTGTTGAAGGTTTCTCCGATTGGGTCGTTTGTGACTTTAAGAAAGGTAATAGtattcttttttggcatagtaGTTGGTTGGGTGATCAAACTCTTTGCGCCTCTTTTCCGTATTTGTTCGATCTAGCAACCAATAAACTTTGCGCGATTAGTGATGTGCTCTCTTGGAACAACGGTGTCcacttttggaattttgaagttcTCTTCAGAAGCGACTTGGCCATTCACGGGAGGGGTTCGGTTTTCAAATTTCATATGAGGAGGTTAAAGGCGACTTTGAGCGACATTGTTCCGAACACTTCGGCTAGTGACAACTACCATTAG
- the LOC131613214 gene encoding F-box/kelch-repeat protein At3g23880-like — translation MELNFLHTFVITFVQSYKSCVALIYSGAKFFSPDGDVLWCHLPEELILEILLRLPVRSLHQFKCICKSWNTLISNPQFIKRHLQISKAKPSLTNQRLFFSFFNEPHKLFYYPLKPLFENQSPPVSFSHVKEPEYNVIGSCNGLLCLHDRFQNSVRLWNPSIMLKSKKSPRALNLVSKHSGFGYDQVNDKYKVLFVMQNLNDPSHIFTKIYTFGDDSWKTIQNFHHTPIRPLRLPGKFVSGTLNWIVKKRDVSSNQSAILSFDLENETYKEMVLPRDDGDDEVHGHLLYVLNNCLGVCHVSNKTSWVAWMMKEYGVVESWTKLMSISYDMFNKQPYLPMYISENDVVLLMNKHTTQLVLYNLNSGQLINSLYDTLESNDTFRINPHICCESLVSVP, via the coding sequence ATGGAACTAAATTTTCTACACACCTTTGTCATTACGTTTGTCCAGAGTTATAAAAGTTGTGTAGCTTTGATCTATTCAGGGGCTAAATTTTTCTCTCCAGATGGGGATGTATTATGGTGTCATCTACCGGAAGAACTCATTCTCGAGATCCTACTGAGACTTCCGGTAAGATCCCTCCATCAATTCAAATGCATTTGCAAATCATGGAATACCCTAATCTCAAATCCACAGTTCATAAAGCGCCACCTTCAAATCTCAAAAGCTAAACCAAGCTTAACCAACCAACGactgttcttttcttttttcaacgAACCCCACAAACTTTTTTATTACCCTTTAAAACCATTATTTGAAAACCAATCACCTCCGGTTAGCTTCAGCCACGTGAAGGAGCCCGAATATAATGTTATAGGTTCATGCAATGGGTTGTTGTGTCTTCATGATAGATTTCAAAATAGTGTGAGACTGTGGAACCCTTCAATCATGTTGAAATCCAAAAAATCTCCAAGAGCGCTTAATTTGGTAAGTAAGCATAGTGGCTTTGGATATGATCAAGTAAATGACAAGTACAAAGTATTATTTGTTATGCAAAATTTGAATGATCCAAGTCatattttcaccaaaatttataCATTTGGTGATGATTCTTGGAAAACCATTCAGAATTTCCACCATACACCCATTAGGCCCCTTCGTTTGCCTGGGAAATTTGTTAGTGGAACTTTAAATTGGATTGTTAAGAAAAGAGATGTTAGCTCTAATCAAAGTGCGATTCTTTCCTTTGATCTCGAGAATGAGACCTACAAGGAAATGGTGCTTCCTCGAGATGATGGTGATGACGAAGTACATGGACatcttctttatgttttaaaTAATTGCCTTGGTGTGTGTCATGTGTCTAACAAAACTAGTTGGGTTGCATGGATGATGAAAGAGTATGGAGTTGTTGAGTCATGGACTAAACTCATGAGCATCTCTTATGACATGTTCAACAAGCAACCGTATTTACCCATGTACATTTCagaaaatgatgttgttcttcTAATGAACAAACATACTACCCAATTAGTCCTATATAACTTAAATAGTGGTCAGTTGATTAATTCATTGTATGATACATTGGAAAGTAACGATACTTTTAGGATCAATCCGCATATTTGCTGTGAGAGTCTTGTATCAGTTCCATGA